In a genomic window of Streptococcus oralis subsp. tigurinus:
- a CDS encoding SGNH/GDSL hydrolase family protein has translation MAVQLLENWLLKEQEKIQTKYRELNQVSVLEPDIIFIGDSIVEYYPLQELLGTAKTIVNRGIRGYQTRLLLENLDAHLYGDAVDQIVLLIGTNDIGKDIPMNDALDNLERVIQSIAREYPLSQIKLLSILPVNEGEEYKQTVYIRTNEKIREWNQAYEALASAYMQVDFVPIYDSLTDSKGQLQSAYTTDGLHLSVAGYQALSDALKTYLF, from the coding sequence GTGGCAGTACAGTTATTAGAGAATTGGCTCTTAAAGGAGCAGGAAAAAATTCAAACCAAGTATCGTGAATTGAATCAAGTATCTGTTCTAGAGCCAGATATCATCTTTATCGGCGATTCGATAGTGGAGTATTACCCTCTTCAAGAGTTGTTGGGAACTGCCAAGACGATTGTTAATCGTGGCATCCGAGGCTATCAGACGAGATTGTTATTAGAGAATTTGGATGCCCATCTTTATGGTGATGCTGTCGATCAAATTGTTCTCCTAATAGGAACAAATGATATTGGAAAAGATATTCCCATGAATGATGCTTTGGATAATCTTGAGCGTGTAATCCAATCGATTGCCCGAGAATATCCGCTGTCACAAATAAAACTCCTTTCTATTCTGCCAGTCAATGAAGGAGAAGAATACAAGCAGACAGTATATATTCGTACCAATGAAAAGATCAGAGAATGGAATCAAGCCTATGAGGCTCTAGCATCCGCCTATATGCAGGTAGATTTTGTGCCGATTTATGATAGTTTGACAGATTCAAAAGGACAACTTCAATCAGCCTATACAACGGATGGCCTCCATCTAAGTGTAGCCGGTTATCAAGCTTTATCAGATGCTTTGAAAACGTATCTGTTCTAA
- a CDS encoding Cof-type HAD-IIB family hydrolase, which produces MTIKLIATDMDGTLLDPRGQLDLPRLEKILDQLDQRDIRFVIATGNEVHRMRQLLEHLASRVILVVANGARIFEYDTLLQAQTWDDAMVDKTLLHFKGRECRDQFVVTSMNGSFVKEGTVFTDLEKFMTPEMIEKLYQRTNFVDELNSDLFGGVLKMSMVVGEERSSSVLQEINDLFDGRVRAVSSGYGCIDILQAGVHKAWGLEELLKRWDLTSEQIMAFGDSENDVEMLEMAGIAYAMENADDEAKAVATALAPANSQAGVYQVLENWLEKEG; this is translated from the coding sequence ATGACGATTAAATTAATTGCAACAGACATGGATGGAACCTTGCTAGACCCGAGGGGGCAGCTAGATCTGCCCCGCTTGGAAAAGATTTTAGATCAGCTGGATCAAAGGGATATCCGTTTTGTCATTGCGACAGGGAATGAAGTTCACCGTATGAGGCAATTACTGGAGCACTTGGCGAGTAGAGTGATCTTGGTTGTTGCTAACGGCGCTCGTATATTTGAGTATGATACGCTACTTCAGGCCCAGACTTGGGATGATGCTATGGTTGACAAGACTCTCCTTCATTTTAAAGGGAGAGAGTGTCGAGATCAGTTCGTCGTTACCAGTATGAATGGGAGTTTTGTCAAGGAAGGAACGGTTTTTACAGACCTGGAAAAATTTATGACTCCAGAGATGATTGAAAAACTTTATCAAAGGACAAATTTTGTGGATGAGCTAAACTCAGACCTCTTTGGAGGAGTTCTAAAGATGAGCATGGTCGTTGGTGAAGAACGTTCTAGTTCAGTTTTGCAGGAAATCAATGATCTCTTTGATGGTCGTGTAAGGGCTGTTTCTAGCGGTTATGGCTGTATCGATATCCTGCAGGCTGGGGTTCACAAGGCTTGGGGATTGGAAGAATTACTCAAGCGCTGGGATTTGACATCAGAACAAATTATGGCTTTTGGTGATAGCGAAAATGATGTTGAGATGTTGGAGATGGCTGGAATTGCCTATGCGATGGAAAATGCTGATGATGAGGCCAAGGCAGTTGCAACTGCCCTAGCTCCAGCTAACAGCCAGGCGGGCGTTTATCAAGTTCTAGAGAATTGGTTAGAGAAAGAGGGATAG
- a CDS encoding CapA family protein yields the protein MEKRQDRRSHGPIFGLLKSGIGFFRNYKSWTNAQFITVLLLAVTLSMGLNLLGQAVQGNKGTSPSGQTLDSAQTSGQSKENQSDETTARIMANGDLLYHIPIYRTALKEDGSYDFHENFEYVKPWLKQADLVLGDFEGTVNKDHYLAGYPLFNAPGEVMDAIKDAGYQVLDLAHNHILDSQIEGVVSTAEAIEKAGMTPIGVYTHESRDQAPIVIKEVNGIKVALLAYSYGFNGIEQYISQEDYNRYLSDLNEDKMKAEIERAEKEADITVIMPQMGIEYQLEPTEEQKTLYHKMIDWGADIIFGGHPHVVEPAETVEKDGDKKLIIYSMGNFLSNQRIETMQDEENAKWTERGVLMDVTIKKKDGKTRIETAKAHPTWVNRTPKGTYSPEGYPLFLYQTYILEDFIEGGSHRDKLDEATKERIDTAYKEMNEHVGLKW from the coding sequence ATGGAAAAGCGACAAGATAGACGGTCTCATGGTCCTATTTTTGGATTGTTGAAGAGTGGTATTGGTTTCTTTAGGAATTATAAATCTTGGACAAATGCTCAGTTTATTACGGTGTTGCTACTTGCAGTTACCTTGTCTATGGGGCTGAACTTGTTGGGCCAAGCAGTACAAGGGAACAAGGGAACAAGTCCGAGTGGTCAAACTCTTGATTCTGCTCAGACGTCTGGTCAATCCAAGGAAAATCAGTCTGATGAAACGACAGCCCGTATCATGGCAAATGGTGACCTTCTCTACCATATTCCTATCTACCGAACAGCTCTGAAAGAAGACGGTAGCTACGATTTCCACGAAAATTTTGAGTATGTAAAACCCTGGCTCAAACAAGCGGATTTAGTGCTTGGTGATTTTGAAGGAACGGTGAACAAGGACCACTACTTGGCAGGTTATCCTCTCTTTAATGCACCTGGAGAAGTCATGGATGCAATCAAGGATGCAGGCTACCAAGTTCTAGACTTAGCTCATAATCATATTTTGGATTCTCAAATTGAGGGAGTGGTTTCGACAGCAGAAGCTATTGAAAAGGCTGGAATGACACCCATCGGAGTCTACACACATGAATCCCGAGACCAAGCCCCTATAGTCATCAAGGAAGTCAATGGTATCAAGGTAGCTCTCCTGGCCTATTCCTACGGTTTTAATGGCATTGAGCAGTATATCTCTCAAGAGGACTATAATCGTTATCTTTCTGATTTGAATGAAGATAAGATGAAGGCAGAAATCGAGCGTGCAGAGAAGGAAGCGGATATTACTGTCATCATGCCTCAGATGGGAATTGAGTACCAGCTAGAACCAACGGAAGAACAGAAAACACTGTACCACAAGATGATTGACTGGGGAGCTGATATTATTTTTGGAGGGCATCCTCACGTCGTTGAACCTGCTGAAACAGTTGAAAAAGATGGTGACAAAAAACTGATCATCTACTCCATGGGGAATTTCCTCTCAAATCAGCGCATTGAAACCATGCAAGATGAGGAAAATGCCAAGTGGACGGAGCGCGGTGTTCTCATGGATGTGACCATTAAGAAAAAAGATGGCAAGACTAGGATTGAAACGGCGAAAGCGCATCCTACTTGGGTCAATCGAACACCCAAAGGGACTTACTCTCCAGAAGGCTATCCGCTCTTCCTCTATCAGACCTATATCCTAGAGGACTTCATTGAGGGAGGCAGTCACCGTGACAAGTTGGACGAGGCGACCAAGGAACGAATTGACACGGCCTATAAAGAAATGAATGAACATGTAGGGTTGAAGTGGTAG
- the def gene encoding peptide deformylase, producing MSAIERITKAAHLINMNDIIREGNPTLRAVAEEVTFPLSDQEIILGEKMMQFLKNSQDPVMAEKMGLRGGVGLAAPQLDISKRIIAVLVPNIVEEGETPQEAYDLQAVMYNPKIVSHSVQDAALGEGEGCLSVDRVVPGYVVRHARVTVDYFDKDGEKHRIKLKGYNSIVVQHEIDHINGIMFYDRINEKDPFAIKDGLLILE from the coding sequence ATGTCTGCTATAGAACGTATTACAAAAGCTGCTCATTTAATTAATATGAACGATATTATCCGTGAGGGGAACCCAACTTTACGCGCGGTTGCTGAGGAGGTCACTTTCCCACTGTCTGACCAGGAAATCATCCTTGGAGAAAAGATGATGCAATTCCTCAAAAATTCTCAGGATCCTGTTATGGCTGAAAAGATGGGACTCCGCGGTGGGGTTGGATTGGCCGCTCCTCAGTTAGATATCTCAAAACGCATTATCGCTGTTTTAGTGCCAAATATTGTGGAAGAAGGTGAAACTCCTCAGGAAGCCTACGACCTGCAAGCTGTTATGTACAATCCCAAAATCGTCTCTCACTCTGTTCAGGACGCCGCCCTCGGTGAAGGAGAAGGGTGCCTATCTGTCGACCGTGTAGTTCCCGGCTATGTTGTTCGTCATGCTCGCGTCACTGTTGATTACTTTGACAAGGACGGAGAAAAACACCGTATCAAGCTCAAAGGATACAACTCTATCGTTGTCCAACATGAAATTGACCACATCAACGGAATCATGTTCTACGATCGTATCAATGAGAAAGACCCATTTGCTATCAAAGATGGACTCCTCATCCTCGAATAA
- the rlmB gene encoding 23S rRNA (guanosine(2251)-2'-O)-methyltransferase RlmB, whose protein sequence is MKTNDIVYGVHAVTEALLANTGNKLYLQDDLRGKNVEKVKELAAEKKVSISWTSKKSLSEMTEGAVHQGFVLRVSEFAYSELDHILAKIRQEENPLLLILDGLTDPHNLGSILRTADATNVSGVIIPKHRAVGVTPVVAKTATGAIEHVPIARVTNLSQTLDKLKDEGFWTFGTDMNGTPCHKWNTKGKIALIIGNEGKGISSNIKKQVDEMITIPMNGHVQSLNASVAAAILMYEVFRNRL, encoded by the coding sequence ATGAAAACAAATGATATTGTCTATGGCGTCCACGCCGTTACCGAAGCCCTCCTTGCAAATACAGGAAACAAACTCTACCTCCAAGATGATCTCCGAGGTAAGAATGTTGAGAAAGTAAAGGAACTGGCTGCTGAGAAAAAGGTCTCCATCTCTTGGACCTCAAAAAAATCCCTCTCTGAAATGACCGAAGGCGCTGTCCATCAAGGATTTGTCCTTCGAGTTTCTGAATTTGCCTATAGCGAGCTGGATCACATCCTTGCAAAAATACGCCAAGAAGAAAATCCTTTGCTATTGATTCTGGACGGGTTAACTGACCCTCACAACTTAGGTTCTATCTTGAGAACTGCTGATGCAACCAACGTTTCAGGAGTCATCATTCCTAAGCACAGAGCTGTCGGTGTAACTCCAGTCGTTGCCAAAACGGCTACTGGAGCTATTGAGCACGTACCGATTGCTCGAGTGACTAACCTTAGTCAAACCTTAGATAAGCTCAAGGACGAAGGCTTCTGGACCTTTGGAACGGATATGAACGGTACCCCTTGCCACAAGTGGAATACAAAAGGGAAAATCGCCCTCATCATCGGAAATGAAGGAAAAGGCATCTCGAGCAACATCAAAAAACAGGTTGATGAGATGATTACCATTCCGATGAATGGACATGTTCAAAGTCTCAATGCCAGTGTTGCTGCAGCCATTCTCATGTACGAAGTTTTCCGAAATCGACTATAA
- the trxB gene encoding thioredoxin-disulfide reductase: protein MYDTIIIGAGPAGMTAALYAARSNLKVALIEGGLPGGQMNNTSDIENYPGYANISGPELAEKMFEPLENLGVEHLYGYVENIEDQGDYKKVITDDQVYETRTVIVATGSKHRLLGVPGEEELNSRGVSYCAVCDGAFFRDQDLLVVGGGDSAVEEALFLTRFAKSVTIVHRRDQLRAQKVLQDRAFANEKVNFIWDSVVKEIKGENRVESVVFENVKTGQVTEQAFGGVFIYVGLDPVSDFVKDLNIQDQAGWIVTDNHMKTAVDGIFAVGDVRQKDLRQVTTAVGDGAIAGQEAYKFITEHS, encoded by the coding sequence ATGTACGATACAATTATTATCGGTGCTGGGCCTGCGGGAATGACAGCTGCCTTATATGCGGCTCGAAGCAATTTGAAAGTTGCTCTCATTGAAGGTGGTCTGCCAGGTGGGCAAATGAACAACACATCTGATATTGAAAACTATCCAGGTTATGCCAACATCAGTGGACCTGAATTGGCTGAAAAAATGTTTGAACCACTTGAAAACCTTGGAGTGGAGCATCTTTATGGCTATGTTGAAAATATTGAAGACCAGGGGGACTATAAGAAGGTAATCACTGATGATCAAGTTTACGAAACCCGTACTGTCATCGTGGCAACTGGGTCAAAACACCGTCTCTTGGGTGTTCCCGGAGAAGAAGAACTGAACAGTCGAGGTGTTTCTTACTGTGCAGTCTGTGATGGAGCTTTCTTCCGTGACCAAGATTTGTTGGTAGTTGGTGGCGGAGATTCAGCGGTAGAAGAGGCTCTGTTCTTGACTCGCTTTGCCAAGTCTGTCACTATCGTTCACCGTCGTGACCAACTTCGTGCCCAAAAGGTTTTGCAAGACCGTGCCTTTGCAAATGAGAAAGTCAACTTTATCTGGGACTCTGTCGTCAAGGAAATTAAAGGTGAAAACCGAGTAGAATCTGTCGTATTTGAAAATGTAAAGACGGGTCAAGTGACAGAGCAAGCCTTTGGAGGTGTCTTTATCTATGTTGGTTTGGATCCCGTTAGCGATTTTGTTAAGGATTTGAACATCCAAGATCAGGCAGGCTGGATTGTAACAGATAACCACATGAAGACTGCCGTTGACGGTATCTTTGCAGTTGGTGATGTTCGCCAGAAAGACCTTCGTCAAGTCACAACAGCAGTTGGAGATGGGGCTATCGCAGGTCAAGAAGCCTATAAATTTATCACTGAACATAGTTAA
- a CDS encoding DUF4059 family protein, which translates to MLLQLFSLYFESLILTTILVVIFLGIWIGLRAMSGVDKTAKARQAHLYDMIMIGVLVVPVLSFAVMSLILVFRA; encoded by the coding sequence ATGCTGCTGCAACTGTTTTCTTTATATTTCGAGAGTTTGATCTTAACGACCATCCTTGTCGTGATTTTTCTGGGGATTTGGATTGGATTGAGAGCCATGTCTGGTGTGGACAAGACAGCCAAGGCTCGTCAAGCTCATCTCTATGATATGATTATGATTGGAGTTTTGGTCGTTCCGGTGTTATCCTTTGCCGTCATGAGTCTCATTTTAGTTTTTAGAGCATAA
- a CDS encoding amino acid ABC transporter ATP-binding protein, with translation MIKISNLSKSFSGQTVLDHLDLDIQKGEVVALIGSSGAGKSTFLRSLNYLETPDSGTIQIDNFKVDFSQISQEEILTLRRKLSMVFQQFNLFERRTALDNVKEGLVVVKKLSDEEATKIAKEELAKVGLSDRENHYPRHLSGGQKQRVALARALAMKPDVLLLDEPTSALDPELVGEVEKSIADAAKSGQTMILVSHDMSFVTQVADKVLFLDKGKIIESGTPDEIINHPKEERTKEFFASYKRTYI, from the coding sequence ATGATTAAGATTTCGAATTTAAGCAAATCCTTTTCAGGACAAACTGTCTTGGATCATCTGGACTTGGATATCCAAAAAGGGGAGGTAGTGGCCTTGATTGGTTCATCTGGAGCTGGGAAATCAACCTTTCTTCGTAGTTTGAACTATCTTGAAACTCCAGATAGTGGAACGATTCAGATTGACAATTTTAAAGTTGATTTTTCTCAGATTAGCCAAGAAGAAATCCTAACCCTTCGTCGCAAGTTGTCTATGGTTTTCCAACAGTTTAATTTGTTTGAACGCCGAACTGCTCTTGACAATGTTAAGGAAGGTTTGGTTGTTGTCAAGAAATTATCGGATGAGGAAGCAACAAAAATCGCCAAGGAAGAGTTGGCTAAAGTTGGTCTTTCTGACCGTGAAAACCATTACCCTCGCCACTTATCAGGTGGACAAAAGCAACGGGTTGCCCTCGCGCGTGCGCTTGCTATGAAACCAGATGTCTTGCTCTTGGACGAGCCCACTTCAGCCCTTGACCCGGAGTTGGTCGGTGAAGTAGAAAAGTCTATTGCAGATGCTGCCAAGTCAGGTCAGACCATGATTTTGGTCAGTCATGATATGTCTTTTGTAACCCAAGTGGCAGACAAGGTTTTATTCCTAGATAAAGGGAAAATCATCGAGTCTGGCACACCGGATGAAATCATCAATCATCCAAAAGAAGAACGGACAAAAGAATTCTTCGCTAGTTACAAACGGACTTATATTTGA
- a CDS encoding amino acid ABC transporter permease has protein sequence MTVTTFLASDWYQSLMQLIPDGKLFSLRSVFDGIPRIVQQLPTTLMLTLGGALFGLLLALIFAIVKINRVKILYPLQAFFVSFLKGTPILVQLMLTYYGIPLALKAINQQWGTGFNINAIPAALFAIVAFAFNEAAYASETIRAAILSVNPGEIEAARSLGMTRAQVYRRVIIPNAAVVATPTLINSLIGLTKGTSLAFSAGVVEVFAQAQILGGADYRYFERFISVALVYWVVNIGIESLGRFIERKMAISAPDTVQTDVKGDLR, from the coding sequence ATGACTGTTACAACATTTTTAGCATCAGATTGGTACCAAAGTTTGATGCAACTCATTCCGGATGGCAAGCTCTTTAGTTTGCGTTCGGTCTTTGATGGAATTCCAAGGATTGTCCAGCAACTGCCTACAACCTTGATGTTGACGCTTGGAGGTGCACTCTTTGGTTTGCTACTTGCCCTGATTTTTGCCATTGTTAAGATCAATCGTGTTAAGATTTTATATCCCTTGCAGGCCTTTTTCGTTAGCTTCTTAAAAGGTACTCCAATCCTAGTTCAACTTATGTTGACCTACTACGGAATTCCTTTGGCACTGAAAGCTATCAACCAACAATGGGGCACTGGTTTCAATATCAATGCGATTCCAGCAGCGCTTTTTGCGATTGTGGCCTTTGCTTTTAATGAGGCGGCTTATGCAAGTGAAACGATTCGTGCAGCCATCCTTTCTGTTAATCCAGGTGAAATTGAGGCGGCGCGTAGTCTGGGTATGACTCGTGCTCAAGTTTATCGTCGCGTGATTATTCCAAATGCGGCGGTGGTAGCGACACCGACTTTGATTAACTCTCTTATCGGTTTGACCAAGGGAACTTCTCTAGCCTTTAGTGCGGGTGTTGTTGAAGTTTTTGCTCAAGCTCAGATTTTGGGTGGAGCAGATTATCGTTACTTTGAGCGTTTCATCTCCGTAGCCCTTGTTTATTGGGTAGTCAATATCGGAATTGAAAGCCTCGGTCGTTTCATCGAGAGAAAAATGGCTATTTCTGCACCTGATACAGTGCAAACAGATGTGAAAGGAGACCTTCGTTAA
- a CDS encoding arsenate reductase family protein — translation MLEFIEYPKCSTCKKAKNELDQLGLEYQDVHIVEETPSEDVILNWLETSGFEVKQFFNTSGIKYRELGLKDKVGSLSKQEAAKLLASDGMLLKRPILVENGAVKQIGYRKTYEDLGLR, via the coding sequence ATGTTAGAATTTATCGAATACCCAAAATGTTCAACTTGTAAGAAAGCAAAAAATGAATTGGATCAACTTGGACTAGAATACCAAGATGTCCACATCGTAGAAGAAACCCCAAGTGAAGACGTGATTTTGAACTGGTTAGAAACTTCCGGTTTTGAAGTGAAACAATTTTTCAATACTAGCGGGATCAAATACCGCGAACTAGGCCTAAAAGATAAGGTAGGAAGTTTGTCAAAACAAGAAGCAGCCAAGCTTCTAGCCAGTGATGGTATGTTATTGAAACGTCCAATTTTGGTGGAGAATGGTGCTGTTAAACAAATCGGTTATAGAAAAACCTATGAGGACTTAGGTTTGAGATAG
- a CDS encoding methylated-DNA--[protein]-cysteine S-methyltransferase: MKQNTYAKMLYPSPIGTLSLVADEQYLYGIWVQDQTHFERGLGDETIEEVASHPVLEQVISYLDTYFEGSVQDLSDLPLAPIGTDFEKRVWAYLQSIPYGQTVTYGQIAQDLQVASAQAIGGAVGRNPWSILVPCHRVLGSGNRLTGYASGVEKKAWLLQHEGAAFQENKK, encoded by the coding sequence ATGAAGCAGAATACGTACGCAAAAATGCTCTACCCGTCGCCAATTGGAACCTTATCCTTAGTTGCTGACGAGCAATATCTGTATGGAATTTGGGTACAGGACCAAACTCACTTTGAGAGGGGATTAGGGGATGAAACGATAGAAGAAGTTGCTAGCCATCCTGTATTAGAGCAAGTTATTTCCTATTTAGATACCTATTTCGAAGGCAGTGTTCAGGACCTATCTGACTTACCTTTGGCTCCTATTGGAACGGATTTTGAAAAGCGAGTCTGGGCTTACTTGCAGAGCATTCCTTATGGTCAAACAGTAACTTACGGACAAATAGCTCAAGATCTGCAAGTGGCTTCTGCCCAAGCGATTGGTGGAGCAGTGGGGCGTAATCCTTGGTCCATCCTCGTACCCTGTCACCGTGTGCTGGGATCAGGCAATCGTCTGACAGGCTATGCATCGGGAGTCGAAAAGAAAGCCTGGCTCTTGCAACATGAAGGTGCAGCATTTCAAGAAAATAAAAAATAG
- a CDS encoding GNAT family N-acetyltransferase: MEIRLAFPNEVDAIMQVMEEAKKCLADAGSDQWQNGYPNADIIIDDIISGQAYVALEEGELLAYAAVTKSSEKAYEAIYEGSWQGGESEYLVFHRIAVAADIQGQGVAQTFLEGLIEGFDYLDFRSDTHVQNKAMQHIFEKLGFQQVGKVPVDGERLAYQKLKK; this comes from the coding sequence ATGGAGATTCGTTTAGCTTTTCCAAACGAAGTAGATGCGATTATGCAGGTGATGGAGGAAGCCAAGAAATGTTTAGCAGATGCCGGTAGCGACCAGTGGCAAAATGGCTATCCAAATGCCGACATCATTATTGATGATATCATCTCTGGTCAAGCCTATGTGGCCTTGGAAGAAGGAGAACTACTAGCCTATGCTGCTGTGACCAAGAGCTCAGAGAAAGCCTATGAAGCCATTTATGAAGGGAGTTGGCAGGGGGGAGAATCAGAATATCTGGTCTTTCACCGTATCGCTGTTGCAGCAGATATCCAAGGACAAGGTGTTGCTCAGACTTTCCTAGAAGGCTTGATTGAAGGTTTTGATTATCTAGATTTTCGTTCAGATACGCATGTACAAAACAAGGCCATGCAGCATATCTTTGAAAAGCTAGGCTTCCAACAGGTTGGTAAGGTTCCAGTTGATGGGGAACGTTTGGCCTATCAGAAATTAAAAAAATGA
- a CDS encoding DUF1836 domain-containing protein translates to MNSNFSYPKWEDIPNIDLYLDQVLLYVNQVCDPVSPDKDKGLTASMVNNYVKHGYLTKPDKKKYQRKQIARLIAITTLKSVFSIQEIAQTLNTLQTQASSDQLYDAFVDYMNHGIDPENPIIQTSCQTVKLYHQTLDLILIKEEEEIQ, encoded by the coding sequence ATGAATTCTAACTTTTCCTACCCAAAATGGGAAGACATTCCAAACATTGACCTCTATCTGGATCAAGTTTTACTTTATGTCAATCAGGTCTGTGACCCTGTCTCTCCAGATAAGGACAAGGGGCTAACAGCATCCATGGTCAATAACTATGTCAAACATGGTTACCTGACAAAGCCAGACAAGAAAAAATACCAACGCAAACAGATTGCACGTTTGATTGCCATCACCACTCTCAAGTCTGTCTTTTCGATCCAAGAAATCGCTCAGACACTGAATACTCTACAAACTCAAGCAAGCTCAGACCAGCTCTACGACGCTTTTGTGGACTACATGAACCATGGGATTGATCCAGAAAATCCTATTATCCAAACTAGCTGTCAAACGGTTAAACTCTATCATCAAACTCTAGACTTAATCCTTATCAAAGAAGAGGAGGAAATCCAATGA
- the trhA gene encoding PAQR family membrane homeostasis protein TrhA — translation MNTSLKLSKKLSFGEEIANSVTHAVGAVIMLILLPISSTYSYEAHGFLSSFGVSIFVISLFLMFLSSTIYHSMAYGSTHKYVLRIIDHSMIYVAIAGSYTPVVLTLMNNWFGYLIIAIQWGTTIFGILYKIFAKKVNEKFSLALYLIMGWLVLAIIPAIISQTTPIFWSLMVTGGLCYTVGAGFYAKKKPYFHMIWHLFILAASALQYIAIVYYM, via the coding sequence ATGAATACCAGTCTAAAACTCAGTAAAAAACTCAGTTTTGGAGAGGAGATTGCTAATAGCGTGACCCATGCTGTAGGTGCCGTTATCATGCTCATCCTACTCCCTATTTCATCCACCTATAGTTATGAAGCACATGGATTTTTATCATCTTTTGGTGTTTCTATCTTTGTTATCAGTCTCTTTCTCATGTTCCTCTCGTCAACCATTTACCACTCTATGGCCTATGGTTCGACCCACAAATACGTCTTACGAATCATCGACCATTCTATGATTTACGTAGCTATCGCAGGCTCTTATACGCCGGTCGTCTTGACTTTGATGAATAACTGGTTTGGCTATCTGATCATTGCCATTCAGTGGGGAACGACCATCTTTGGCATCCTCTATAAAATCTTTGCTAAAAAGGTCAATGAGAAATTCAGTCTTGCCCTTTACCTGATTATGGGCTGGTTGGTTCTGGCTATCATTCCTGCCATTATCAGTCAAACAACGCCAATTTTCTGGAGTCTCATGGTAACTGGCGGACTCTGTTATACAGTTGGAGCTGGATTTTACGCCAAGAAAAAGCCTTATTTCCACATGATTTGGCATCTCTTTATCCTAGCAGCATCTGCACTCCAATATATCGCGATTGTTTATTACATGTAA
- the pdxT gene encoding pyridoxal 5'-phosphate synthase glutaminase subunit PdxT: MKIGILALQGAFAEHAKVLDKLGVESVEIRNLEDFQQHQSDLVGLILPGGESTTMGKLLRDQNMLLPIREAILSGLPVFGTCAGLILLAKEITSQEESHLGTMNIVVQRNAYGRQLGSFYTEAECKGVGKISMTFIRGPIISSVGEGVEILATVDNQIVAAQEKNMLVTSFHPELTDDARLHQYFINMCKEKS; this comes from the coding sequence ATGAAAATTGGAATATTGGCCTTGCAAGGTGCCTTTGCAGAACATGCAAAAGTGTTAGATAAATTAGGAGTCGAGAGTGTCGAAATCAGAAATTTAGAGGATTTTCAACAACATCAGAGTGACTTGGTGGGTTTGATATTACCTGGCGGTGAGTCTACAACCATGGGCAAGCTCTTGCGCGACCAGAACATGCTACTTCCCATCCGAGAAGCCATTCTATCTGGATTACCCGTTTTTGGGACCTGTGCGGGCTTGATTTTGCTGGCTAAGGAAATCACTTCTCAGGAAGAAAGTCATCTTGGAACTATGAATATAGTGGTTCAGCGCAATGCCTATGGACGCCAACTAGGAAGTTTTTATACAGAGGCAGAATGTAAGGGAGTTGGCAAGATTTCGATGACCTTTATCCGTGGTCCGATTATCAGTAGTGTTGGAGAGGGTGTAGAAATTCTAGCAACAGTTGATAATCAAATCGTTGCTGCGCAAGAAAAAAATATGCTGGTAACCTCTTTTCATCCAGAATTGACAGATGATGCTCGCTTGCACCAGTATTTTATCAATATGTGTAAAGAAAAAAGTTGA